The Frondihabitans australicus genome includes a region encoding these proteins:
- a CDS encoding NAD-dependent epimerase/dehydratase family protein translates to MPGESTITVLIAGCGDLGTETGLLLAARGHRVIGVRRSADVLPAAFARQSIDLTHDAPHVPADVDVVIVALAATERTAEAYRAVYVDGLRHVLEGAASARATPRLLLVSSTAVYGVDDGSWVDERTPTDPNTPTAKVLREAETIVERYEGESSILRLGGVYGPGRTRLIDQVRAGDCRVPRGSHMTNRIHRDDAARALVHLALLRSAPPPVLIGVDDEPAQLGDVLGFLARSLDVREPPSGRNQGAGAGRKPTGDRRLANDLLRSTGFRFRYPSYREGYAAVLAGEGIRHP, encoded by the coding sequence ATGCCGGGGGAGAGCACCATCACGGTCCTGATCGCGGGCTGCGGCGACCTCGGCACCGAGACCGGCCTGCTTCTCGCTGCCCGCGGCCACCGCGTGATCGGCGTGCGACGCTCCGCCGACGTGCTGCCGGCGGCGTTCGCGCGGCAGAGCATCGATCTGACGCACGACGCACCCCACGTGCCCGCCGACGTCGACGTCGTCATCGTCGCGCTGGCCGCGACCGAGCGCACGGCGGAGGCCTACCGGGCGGTCTACGTCGACGGGCTCCGCCACGTGCTCGAGGGAGCGGCGAGTGCCCGGGCGACCCCGCGGCTCCTGCTCGTGTCGTCGACCGCCGTGTACGGCGTCGACGACGGCTCCTGGGTCGACGAGCGGACTCCGACCGACCCGAACACGCCGACGGCGAAGGTGCTGCGGGAGGCCGAGACGATCGTCGAGCGGTACGAGGGCGAGTCGTCGATCCTGCGACTCGGCGGTGTCTACGGTCCAGGGCGCACCCGCCTCATCGACCAGGTGCGGGCAGGCGACTGCCGTGTGCCGCGCGGCTCGCACATGACGAACCGCATCCACCGCGACGACGCCGCCCGCGCGCTCGTGCACCTGGCTCTGCTGCGCTCGGCGCCGCCGCCCGTGCTGATCGGGGTCGACGACGAGCCGGCGCAACTCGGCGACGTGCTGGGCTTCCTCGCCCGCTCACTCGACGTGCGCGAGCCGCCGTCAGGGCGCAACCAGGGCGCAGGAGCAGGCCGCAAGCCCACCGGCGACCGCCGCCTCGCCAACGACCTGCTCCGCTCCACCGGGTTCCGCTTCCGCTATCCGTCGTACCGGGAGGGCTACGCCGCCGTGCTGGCGGGGGAGGGCATCCGGCACCCGTAG
- a CDS encoding NAD-dependent epimerase/dehydratase family protein: protein MKIALTGGSGKLGRSVLTRLRADGHDVTNFDRFGERGPGFLRVDLTDYGQVLDAVLGLDERQGSFDAIVHLGAIPAPGILPDAETFHNNMLSTYNVFQSARRAGIKKIVYASSETVLGLPFDVDPPYIPVDEEYPARPESTYSLVKHLEETMAKELVRWDPSLSITGFRFSNVMNPDDYAEFPSFDDDAMKRKWNLWGYIDGRDGAQAVALALQKAEPGFEAMIIAAADTVMSRPSAELAREVFPNVTITRDVQGTETLLSIEKARRLLGYEPEHSWHDHV from the coding sequence GTGAAGATCGCTCTCACCGGAGGCAGCGGCAAGCTCGGCCGCAGCGTCCTCACCCGCCTGCGCGCCGACGGCCACGACGTCACCAACTTCGACCGGTTCGGGGAGCGCGGGCCCGGCTTCCTCCGCGTCGACCTCACCGACTACGGCCAGGTGCTCGACGCCGTCCTCGGCCTCGACGAGCGCCAGGGCTCGTTCGACGCGATCGTGCACCTCGGCGCCATCCCCGCGCCGGGGATCCTGCCCGACGCCGAGACGTTCCACAACAACATGCTCTCGACCTACAACGTCTTCCAGTCGGCCCGTCGCGCCGGCATCAAGAAGATCGTCTACGCATCGAGCGAGACCGTGCTCGGCCTGCCGTTCGACGTCGACCCGCCGTACATCCCGGTGGACGAGGAGTACCCGGCGCGCCCCGAGAGCACCTACTCGCTCGTGAAGCACCTCGAGGAGACGATGGCGAAAGAGCTCGTGCGCTGGGATCCTTCGCTGTCGATCACCGGCTTCCGCTTCTCGAACGTGATGAACCCCGACGACTACGCCGAGTTCCCGTCGTTCGACGACGACGCGATGAAGCGCAAGTGGAACCTCTGGGGCTACATCGACGGGCGCGACGGCGCGCAGGCCGTGGCTCTCGCGCTGCAGAAGGCCGAGCCCGGCTTCGAGGCGATGATCATCGCCGCGGCCGACACCGTGATGTCACGACCGAGCGCCGAGCTGGCGCGCGAGGTGTTCCCGAACGTCACGATCACGCGCGACGTGCAGGGCACCGAGACGCTGCTGTCGATCGAGAAGGCGCGGCGGCTGCTCGGCTACGAGCCGGAGCACTCCTGGCACGACCACGTGTGA